The region GAGGCAATGATTATGCTTAATACGAATACTATCCATTATATGCAAAGAATAGAAAAGTAATTTAGTTTTTTCAAAAGACTAATCCAAATACATGGTGAGTCGAATCGCTTTTACTTTTTGGTTTTCTAATTGAAAATGAATTGTATTCGGATATCCAGTCGGACACTCATCTGAGCGCGGAATACAAGTGAGATAAGAGAATTGATCCTTGGACATATAGAAAGGAGTTTCAAACTCTAATTCTAAATCTTTCAGTTCAGTGCCAATTTGGATTGTCCTATTCTTTAATTGCTCCGAATTAAAAAAAGTCATATCAAACAAAAACTCATCAATAAAAATCAATCTAAAATCAGGATAAGTAGTCTCAATGAAGCTATTAAATCCTCCATGTGGATTCGAACCTTTAAATCTTACTTCGTTGCTTGGTTTTCCATATTCAAGAAGAACTTGTTTATAGTTTTTTTGTAGCATATTTGCATCAAAGTATTTGCGAACCTTCTTAAAGAATGCGTGGTATTGCGGCAATTTAGAACTAGCCTGAATTGCTTTGCTAACAGAAATTTCTTGCTCTGCAAAATCTAGGTATTTTCCAAACAACCAACCGGTCTTACTTTTAAACTGTGCTTTATACCAATAGTTTTCATAACTACCAATCATTTCCTTTTCATCTGTTTTCTCTGTCACAAATACAATGTAATTTTCAGGAATAGAATCAATTACCTTACTATAAATTTCAGGCTTCTCCCATAGATTTAAAATTGGTTTTGCAATAACCCTTGCTGGCAATGGAGTAAATTCTTGTCTGTCACTTTCTACTGGCTTTTCAATTGGCTGCTCTATCTTTTTGGGAGCACTCAAGCAATGAACCAAAAGAAAGA is a window of Leptospiraceae bacterium DNA encoding:
- a CDS encoding SH3 domain-containing protein, which codes for MKYQIHRVLFFFLLVHCLSAPKKIEQPIEKPVESDRQEFTPLPARVIAKPILNLWEKPEIYSKVIDSIPENYIVFVTEKTDEKEMIGSYENYWYKAQFKSKTGWLFGKYLDFAEQEISVSKAIQASSKLPQYHAFFKKVRKYFDANMLQKNYKQVLLEYGKPSNEVRFKGSNPHGGFNSFIETTYPDFRLIFIDEFLFDMTFFNSEQLKNRTIQIGTELKDLELEFETPFYMSKDQFSYLTCIPRSDECPTGYPNTIHFQLENQKVKAIRLTMYLD